A genome region from Mercenaria mercenaria strain notata chromosome 11, MADL_Memer_1, whole genome shotgun sequence includes the following:
- the LOC123532975 gene encoding uncharacterized protein LOC123532975, translated as MVPTERCERHHLKTVDMFCQNHDIVGCGTCIAVDHRACQDVFYIPEIVKSRANVIPEFLQCMKNIGSKFKEFLKTFSDEVDALKANKQRELETVKTFAKKIKEKIKEAERDAITKVEERYEKLMVKMNEDIDNIKREMDNFETTKGFIESTVGNNSETFVAMKLNGNKIAKAEAASHGIAQIQLGRRVHFTLDPKFEEMSKERMCLGNVKIMPYSFEYKGTVDIKLDSDAKPCNVYGSCVLSDGSIVFADNSNKNLKLVDGVALTVLDYYNLKTEPWDMCCLDDKEVGVCLKNEKKVKFFKVDHHQLVYKYELSFSFGLYNRTIFVTDPGKGVICLDNSGHVLNTVTSEIGYAHGLAAAYDVKVFACGWMSENVILLNEKGEFENGVIEKGLTKPQALCFSCNNGRLYVPNWKSDSVQIFELE; from the exons ATGGTGCCAACAGAACGATGCGAGAGACACCACTTGAAAACTGTTGACATGTTCTGTCAGAATCATGACATTGTTGGGTGTGGAACATGTATTGCAGTTGACCACAG AGCATGTCAAGATGTTTTCTACATACCCGAAATTGTGAAGTCGAGGGCAAACGTTATACCAGAATTTCTACAGTGCATGAAAAATATCGGAAGCAAATTTAAAGAGTTTCTAAAGACATTTAGCGACGAAGTTGATGCTCTAAAAGCAAATAAACAAAGGGAATTAGAAACCGTCAAAACGTTTgcaaagaaaattaaagaaaagattAAAGAAGCAGAGCGAGATGCTATCACTAAAGTTGAAGAACGATACGAAAAACTTATGGTGAAAATGAACGAAGACATTGACAACATAAAAAGAGAAATGGATAATTTCGAAACAACAAAAGGCTTCATTGAGTCTACAGTCGGGAATAACTCTGAAACTTTTGTTGCTATGAAATTAAatggaaacaaaattgcaaaagcGGAAGCAGCAAGCCATGGCATCGCGCAGATCCAACTTGGCCGAAGAGTTCATTTTACGTTAGATCCCAAGTTTGAGGAGATGAGTAAGGAACGAATGTGCCTCGGAAATGTCAAGATAATGCCCTATAGCTTTGAATATAAAGGTACTGTTGACATAAAATTAGATTCAGATGCAAAGCCGTGTAATGTATATGGTTCATGTGTCCTTTCAGACGGATCAATAGTGTTCGCTgacaacagcaacaaaaatctTAAACTGGTCGATGGTGTTGCTCTGACCGTTTTAGATTATTATAATCTTAAGACTGAACCATGGGATATGTGTTGCTTAGATGATAAAGAAGTAGGAGTTTGTctcaaaaatgagaaaaaggtTAAATTCTTTAAAGTAGATCATCATCAACTGGTATACAAATATGAACTTAGTTTCAGCTTTGGTT tgtataACAGAACTATATTTGTCACTGACCCTGGTAAAGGTGTTATTTGTCTTGATAATAGTGGTCATGTTCTTAATACTGTTACAAGCGAAATAGGATATGCTCATGGTTTAGCAGCTGCATATGATGTAAAAGTTTTTGCATGTGGATGGATGTCAGAAAACGTTATTCTTCTAAACGAAAAGGGTGAGTTTGAAAATGGTGTTATCGAAAAAGGTCTAACAAAACCACAGGCTTTGTGCTTCAGCTGTAACAATGGCCGTTTGTATGTTCCAAATTGGAAAAGTGATAGCGTGCAAATATTCGAGTTGGAATAA
- the LOC123534205 gene encoding E3 ubiquitin-protein ligase Midline-1-like isoform X1 — translation MASNDVLGNTSEETYDVLCSACKEQDKNKEAEKYCVDCQEYYCSECLKLHSTLPALKRHKFLDKECGQSAQLLMVPTERCERHNFKTTDMFCQNHDVIWCGTCIAVDHRTCQDVFYIPEFVKSKANVIPEFLQRMKNIESKFKEFLKTFSDEVDALKANKQREIETIKTFAKKLEEKIKEAERDAISKVEERYSKLMVKINGDIDNIKRELETFETTKGFIESTVKNNSQAFVAMKLNGNKIATTEAASDDIGQIELGWRVHFTLDPEFEELSKERMCLGYVNIMPYSFEYKGAVDIKLDSDAMPCDVYGSCVLSDGSIVFADRDNKNLKLVDGISLTVIDHYDLKTEPRDICCLDGKEVGVCLDNEKKVKIFKVDRKLFYKYELTFSFGCKGISYFENAFYISDKTCFYMCNLDGNILKTITIDSVLNDIYNICVNKHSKTIFVTDYSKGVICLDSSGHVLNTVTDEISFAHGLTAAYNGKVFACRFSSENVILLNEKG, via the exons ATGGCGTCAAACGATGTTCTAGGAAACACCTCCGAAGAAACGTATGACGTATTATGTTCAGCGTGTAAAGAACAAGATAAAAACAAGGAAGCTGAGAAATATTGCGTAGATTGTCAGGAGTACTACTGCTCAGAGTGTTTGAAATTGCACTCAACACTTCCGGCTTTGAAGAGGCATAAATTCCTGGATAAGGAATGTGGTCAGAGTGCACAATTACTCATGGTGCCGACAGAACGATGTGAGAGACACAACTTTAAAACAACGGATATGTTCTGTCAGAATCATGACGTGATTTGGTGTGGAACATGCATTGCGGTTGACCACAG AACATGTCAAGATGTGTTCTACATACCTGAATTTGTGAAGTCGAAGGCAAACGTTATACCAGAATTTCTACAGCGCATGAAAAATATCGAAAGCAAATTTAAAGagtttcttaaaacatttagCGACGAAGTTGATGCTCTAAAAGCAAATAAACAAAGGGAAATAGAAACCATCAAAACGTTTGCGAAGAAGCTTGAAGAAAAGATTAAAGAGGCAGAGCGAGATGCTATCTCTAAAGTTGAAGAACGATACAGTAAACTTATGGTGAAAATAAACGGAGACATTGACAACATAAAAAGAGAACTTGAGACTTTCGAAACAACAAAAGGCTTCATTGAGTCTACAGTCAAGAATAACTCTCAAGCTTTTGTTGCTATGAAATTAAatggaaacaaaattgcaacaacTGAAGCAGCAAGCGATGACATTGGTCAGATCGAACTTGGTTGGAGAGTTCATTTCACGTTAGATCCCGAGTTTGAGGAGCTCAGTAAGGAAAGAATGTGTCTCGGGTATGTCAACATAATGCCCTATAGCTTTGAATATAAAGGTGCAGTTGACATAAAATTAGATTCAGATGCAATGCCGTGTGATGTATACGGTTCATGTGTCCTTTCAGACGGGTCCATAGTTTTCGCTGATAGAGACAATAAAAATCTTAAACTGGTGGATGGTATTTCTCTAACCGTTATAGATCATTACGATCTTAAGACTGAGCCACGGGATATATGTTGCCTTGATGGTAAGGAAGTAGGAGTTTGTCTCGACAATGAGAAAAAGGTTAAAATCTTTAAAGTAGATCGTAAACTGTTCTACAAATATGAACTTACTTTCAGCTTTGGTTGTAAGggaatatcatattttgaaaacGCATTCTATATCtctgataaaacatgtttttacatgtGCAACCTGGACGGAAACATATTGAAAACGATAACCATTGATTCAGTACTAAACgatatttataacatatgtgTCAATAAACATAGCAAAACTATATTTGTCACTGACTATAGTAAAGGTGTTATTTGTCTTGATAGTAGTGGCCATGTTCTTAATACTGTTACAGACGAAATAAGTTTTGCTCATGGTTTAACCGCTGCATACAATGGCAAAGTTTTTGCATGTCGATTTTCGTCAGAAAACGTTATTCTTCTGAATGAAAAAGGTTAG